In Xenorhabdus griffiniae, the genomic window CGCGGCGATACGGGCAAGCACGATTGACGTCACCGCCAGCCCGAAGGCATCGGCAGAAAGCGTGATGGTTAACGCACTGTCCGGCAAATAAACAGAATACGTGGCGGTGGATGTCGGCACCAGATAAGTCAGCTGTTCAGAGACATCCCGCTTATCCCAATATTCATACTGATATTCACCACATAACTGTGAGGCGGTATTGGCAATCAGAAATCCCAGAAACAACCGTTCCAGTGGTTTTTTGCCGGGAAACGCCGCAGACAGCGCGGGACTGTCCAGCATGATGAGTTCACTTTTTTGCATCATGTTCTCCTGTAAAAATAGAAAAGACGGAGAACCTCTGCCCGACGGGAAGACATTCCCCGCCCGGGTGACTGGCATCGTGCCAGGGTGGATTAAATAACCTTCATCATCGATAACGATGATATCTGCTTCCAAAGGTGGGCAGATGTACCACACAGTGTGTACTCCCTTGCAGGCTACGGGAGTGTGGGGGTCGCTGCCCGAAGGTGATCCTCACAAGCGACCGGATCATATGTAAGCCTTATCACGCTAATAAACGGAAGTCATAAGGTCAATGCGTAATTCATTTTCTCTCGGCGGAAAATAACGCTATTCCGTTTCCCCGTTCTGATAATAGATCTGTTTGATATAACGCCCGCGCCCGTCACCGTGCCCCAAATCCATCGCGACCAGCGCCAGCACCTCTCGAGTGCTGAATCCCTGCGCTTTGTAATGTTCGCCGGATTGCTGGGCAAAATGGTAGCGCATACTGTGTGGCGCTTTATTGCCCGTCAGCCCGGCACTGCGGACAACGTACCGGTAACGATCTATAGCCTGCGTGATCGTCGGTTTATCAATCAGTTTGCCGCTGCGTGGATGCATTTCGCGCTCAGCGTAGGCAATGGCGTGTTGCAGTGCTGCCCGATCCAGTATCACCGTTGGCCTCGGATGCCCACCTTTGGTGCCAAACACCACTCGTACAGACTCATGACCATTTGCCAGCACTTTTTTCCAGGTGGCTAAGGACTTATAGGCTTCCACCGCTTCTTTGGTCCGCAGTCCTAGCACATAGGCCAGTTGCATCACCGCCGCCACGCTCCGATCTTTTTGTTCGACCTGCTGAAAGATTTCTCTGAATTCTACCGGAGTCAGTGCTATTTTCGTTCCCTTACGGCTGCTACCCGCAATGCTTAGCGCCCGGTTATTCAGACGCGCATTGTCGGTGGAGGCCAGCTTGTGTTTTCCGGCCTGCACTAGAATCATGCGCAGTGCCGACATCTCATTTTGCAAAGTTCGGTGACTGATATGACGGGTTTTACGTTCAGCAATATAGCGCTCAATATGCTGAGTTTTCAGGCTGTCCATCTGCCGGAGCCTGATGCCATTGTCTTTCAGAAAGCCAAGAAACTGTCGGGCAATCCGCTCACGATCGGCCACCGTGGCAAAACTCCCGCCCGCTTTCCGGGCGTGGGTAATAAATTCTTTTCTGAACCGTTCAATTTTCGAACGTGCTGATTTCTGCGCCATGCCCGC contains:
- a CDS encoding antirestriction protein, whose translation is MWYICPPLEADIIVIDDEGYLIHPGTMPVTRAGNVFPSGRGSPSFLFLQENMMQKSELIMLDSPALSAAFPGKKPLERLFLGFLIANTASQLCGEYQYEYWDKRDVSEQLTYLVPTSTATYSVYLPDSALTITLSADAFGLAVTSIVLARIAALNELNADACRFRELREYAKQHPENGLIESVMTLRRHEDFISPSLIENQNHHHHHH
- a CDS encoding integrase domain-containing protein, which produces MAQKSARSKIERFRKEFITHARKAGGSFATVADRERIARQFLGFLKDNGIRLRQMDSLKTQHIERYIAERKTRHISHRTLQNEMSALRMILVQAGKHKLASTDNARLNNRALSIAGSSRKGTKIALTPVEFREIFQQVEQKDRSVAAVMQLAYVLGLRTKEAVEAYKSLATWKKVLANGHESVRVVFGTKGGHPRPTVILDRAALQHAIAYAEREMHPRSGKLIDKPTITQAIDRYRYVVRSAGLTGNKAPHSMRYHFAQQSGEHYKAQGFSTREVLALVAMDLGHGDGRGRYIKQIYYQNGETE